In a single window of the Streptomyces cinnabarinus genome:
- a CDS encoding VOC family protein — MYQQMIFVNLPVADLDASKKFFTELGYSINPQFSDENAASVVISETIVTMLLTKPFYATFTDKEIADATKTSEVAICLSAESREKVDELVEKAVAAGGTASDKVQDMDFMYGRGFDDLDGHSWEVVWMDPAAIEG; from the coding sequence ATGTACCAGCAGATGATCTTCGTGAACCTGCCCGTCGCCGACCTCGACGCCTCCAAGAAGTTCTTCACGGAGCTGGGCTACTCGATCAACCCCCAGTTCAGCGACGAGAACGCGGCGAGTGTCGTGATCAGCGAGACCATCGTGACGATGCTCCTCACCAAGCCGTTCTACGCGACGTTCACCGACAAGGAGATCGCGGACGCCACGAAGACCAGCGAGGTGGCGATCTGTCTGAGCGCCGAGAGCCGCGAGAAGGTCGACGAGCTGGTGGAGAAGGCCGTCGCCGCCGGCGGCACCGCCTCGGACAAGGTCCAGGACATGGACTTCATGTACGGCCGCGGCTTCGACGACCTCGACGGCCACAGCTGGGAGGTCGTATGGATGGACCCGGCCGCGATCGAGGGCTGA
- a CDS encoding ABC transporter ATP-binding protein, translating to MEAPPDNDVLWARALHFAHQDGSPALGGVSLGVREGEILAVNGPRGSGKTTLLRCLSGQVPTQRGEVWFNSVPVHTMGPIGRERLRRDRFGWIDPEPALVPELNVWENAALPLMLRGTTRRRAKTAALEWLERLDIGEGARKRPRELTQAQRQRVCIARALAPAPTVLFADEPTAPLHRADRAHVLRTLTTAARSHGITVVLATHDTETAALADRTVSLLDGRRVHTVHLPPMAEAEGRAACSLSV from the coding sequence ATGGAGGCCCCGCCCGACAACGATGTGCTCTGGGCCCGCGCCCTGCACTTCGCCCACCAAGACGGCTCGCCGGCACTCGGCGGTGTCTCGCTCGGCGTCCGGGAGGGCGAGATCCTCGCCGTGAACGGCCCGCGCGGCAGCGGCAAGACCACCCTGCTGCGCTGTCTGTCCGGCCAGGTGCCCACCCAGCGCGGCGAGGTCTGGTTCAACAGCGTGCCGGTGCACACCATGGGCCCGATCGGCCGCGAACGGCTGCGCCGCGACCGCTTCGGCTGGATCGACCCCGAACCGGCGCTGGTCCCCGAGCTCAACGTCTGGGAGAACGCGGCCCTGCCCCTGATGCTGCGCGGCACGACCCGCCGCCGCGCCAAGACGGCCGCGCTGGAGTGGCTGGAGCGCCTCGACATCGGCGAGGGCGCCCGCAAGCGGCCCCGCGAACTGACCCAGGCGCAGCGCCAGCGCGTCTGCATCGCCCGTGCGCTGGCGCCCGCGCCGACCGTCCTGTTCGCCGACGAGCCGACGGCCCCGCTGCACCGCGCCGACCGCGCGCACGTCCTGCGCACGCTCACTACGGCGGCCCGCTCGCACGGCATCACGGTCGTCCTCGCCACCCATGACACGGAGACGGCGGCACTGGCCGACCGCACGGTGTCGCTGCTGGACGGCCGCCGCGTGCACACGGTCCACCTGCCGCCGATGGCCGAGGCGGAAGGCCGGGCCGCGTGCTCGCTCTCCGTCTGA
- a CDS encoding aspartate aminotransferase family protein → MSSKDLSQTAYDHLWMHFTRMSSYENSPVPTIVRGEGTYIYDDKGRRYLDGLAGLFVVQAGHGRTELAETASKQAQELAFFPVWSYAHPKAVELAERLAHEAPGDLNKVFFTTGGGEAVETAWKLAKQYFKLTGKPTKYKVISRAVAYHGTPQGALSITGLPGLKAPFEPLVPGAHKVPNTNIYRAPLFGDDPEAFGRWAADQIEQQILFEGPDTVAAVFLEPVQNAGGCFPPPPGYFQRVREICDQYDVLLVSDEVICAFGRLGTTFACDKFGYVPDMITCAKGMTSGYSPIGACIISDRLAEPFYKGDNTFLHGYTFGGHPVSAAVGLANLDLFEREGLNQHVLDNEGAFRATLEKLHDLPIVGDVRGNGFFYGIELVKDKATKESFNDEETERVLYGFLSKALFDNGLYCRADDRGDPVVQLAPPLISNQETFDEIEQILRATLTEAWTKL, encoded by the coding sequence GTGAGCTCCAAGGACCTCAGCCAGACCGCGTACGACCACCTGTGGATGCACTTCACCCGCATGTCCTCGTACGAGAACTCACCCGTCCCCACCATCGTCCGGGGCGAGGGCACCTACATCTACGACGACAAGGGCAGGCGCTACCTCGACGGTCTCGCGGGCCTGTTCGTGGTCCAGGCCGGTCACGGCCGCACCGAGCTCGCCGAGACCGCCTCCAAGCAGGCGCAGGAGCTGGCCTTCTTCCCGGTCTGGTCCTACGCCCACCCCAAGGCAGTCGAGCTCGCCGAGCGCCTCGCGCACGAGGCCCCGGGCGACCTCAACAAGGTCTTCTTCACCACCGGCGGCGGCGAGGCGGTCGAGACCGCCTGGAAGCTCGCCAAGCAGTACTTCAAGCTCACCGGCAAGCCCACCAAGTACAAGGTCATCTCCCGCGCGGTCGCCTACCACGGCACCCCGCAGGGCGCCCTGTCCATCACCGGCCTGCCGGGCCTGAAGGCCCCCTTCGAGCCGCTGGTGCCGGGCGCGCACAAGGTGCCGAACACCAACATCTACCGCGCCCCGCTCTTCGGCGACGACCCCGAGGCCTTCGGCCGCTGGGCCGCCGACCAGATCGAGCAGCAGATCCTCTTCGAGGGCCCCGACACCGTCGCCGCGGTCTTCCTGGAGCCCGTGCAGAACGCGGGCGGCTGTTTCCCGCCCCCGCCCGGCTACTTCCAGCGGGTCCGCGAGATCTGCGACCAGTACGATGTGCTGCTCGTCTCCGACGAGGTCATCTGCGCCTTCGGCCGCCTCGGCACCACGTTCGCCTGCGACAAGTTCGGCTACGTCCCGGACATGATCACCTGCGCCAAGGGCATGACCTCGGGCTACTCGCCGATCGGCGCCTGCATCATCTCCGACCGCCTGGCCGAGCCGTTCTACAAGGGCGACAACACCTTCCTGCACGGCTACACCTTCGGCGGCCACCCGGTCTCCGCGGCGGTCGGCCTCGCCAACCTCGACCTGTTCGAGCGCGAGGGCCTCAACCAGCACGTCCTCGACAACGAGGGCGCCTTCCGCGCCACGCTGGAGAAGCTGCACGACCTGCCGATCGTCGGCGACGTCCGCGGAAACGGCTTCTTCTACGGCATCGAGCTGGTGAAGGACAAGGCCACCAAGGAGTCCTTCAACGACGAGGAGACCGAGCGGGTCCTCTACGGCTTCCTCTCCAAGGCCCTCTTCGACAACGGCCTGTACTGCCGTGCCGACGACCGCGGCGACCCGGTCGTCCAGCTCGCCCCGCCGCTGATCTCCAACCAGGAGACCTTCGACGAGATCGAGCAGATCCTGCGCGCGACGCTCACGGAGGCGTGGACGAAGCTCTGA
- a CDS encoding Lrp/AsnC family transcriptional regulator, with amino-acid sequence MHSDVVASRSADPRDSRESPRESRNGSTPHLDAVSLAIIEQLQEDGRRPYAAIGKAVGLSEAAVRQRVQKLLDQGVMQIVAVTDPLTVGFRRQAMVGIHVEGDVESVADELTVMAECEYVVMTAGSFDLMVEIVCEDDDHLLEVINRRIRAIPGVRSTESFVYLKLKKQTYMWGTR; translated from the coding sequence GTGCACAGTGACGTCGTGGCCAGTCGAAGCGCAGACCCCAGGGACTCCCGTGAGTCCCCCCGCGAATCCAGGAACGGCAGCACGCCGCACCTGGACGCCGTCTCCCTCGCCATCATCGAACAGCTCCAGGAGGACGGCCGTCGGCCGTACGCCGCGATCGGCAAGGCCGTGGGCCTGTCCGAAGCGGCCGTGCGCCAGCGCGTCCAGAAGCTGCTCGACCAGGGCGTGATGCAGATCGTCGCCGTCACGGACCCGCTCACCGTGGGCTTCCGGCGCCAGGCGATGGTCGGTATCCATGTGGAGGGCGACGTGGAGTCCGTCGCCGACGAGCTGACCGTGATGGCCGAGTGCGAGTACGTGGTGATGACCGCCGGGTCCTTCGACCTGATGGTGGAGATCGTCTGCGAGGACGACGACCACCTGCTGGAAGTCATCAACCGCCGCATCCGCGCCATCCCCGGAGTGCGCTCCACCGAGAGCTTCGTCTATCTGAAGCTCAAGAAGCAGACCTACATGTGGGGAACCCGATAG
- a CDS encoding gamma-aminobutyraldehyde dehydrogenase yields the protein MSTELRRLRNYIDGEFRDAADGRTTEVVNPATGEAYATAPLSGQADVDAAMEAAARAFPAWRDTTPAERQKALLKIADAFEERAEDLIAAEVENTGKPIGLTRSEEIPPMVDQIRFFAGAARMLEGRSAGEYMEGMTSIVRREPVGVCAQVAPWNYPMMMAVWKFAPAIAAGNTVVLKPSDTTPASTVLIADIIGSILPKGVFNVVTGDRDTGRLMVEHPTPAMASITGSVRAGMSVAESASKDLKRVHLELGGKAPVVVFEDTDIAKAVEDISVAGFFNAGQDCTAATRVLVQESIHDEFVAALAKAAAETKTGQPDDEDVLFGPLNNPNQLKQVSGFIERLPAHAKVEAGGQRVGDKGYFYAPTVVSGLKQDDEIIQNEVFGPVITVQSFSDEAQAVEWANGVDYALASSVWTKDHARAMRMSKTLDFGCVWINTHIPLVAEMPHGGFKKSGYGKDLSGYGFDDYTRIKHVMTSLDA from the coding sequence GTGAGCACCGAGCTGCGTCGTCTGCGCAACTACATCGACGGTGAGTTCCGGGACGCCGCCGACGGACGGACCACCGAGGTGGTCAACCCCGCGACGGGCGAGGCGTACGCGACCGCGCCGCTGTCCGGGCAGGCGGACGTCGACGCCGCCATGGAGGCCGCCGCCCGCGCCTTCCCCGCCTGGCGCGACACCACCCCCGCCGAGCGCCAGAAGGCTCTGCTGAAGATCGCGGACGCGTTCGAGGAGCGCGCCGAGGACCTGATCGCGGCCGAGGTGGAGAACACCGGCAAGCCGATCGGGCTCACGCGGTCCGAGGAGATCCCGCCGATGGTGGACCAGATCCGGTTCTTCGCCGGTGCGGCCCGGATGCTGGAGGGCCGCTCGGCCGGTGAGTACATGGAGGGGATGACCTCCATCGTCCGCCGCGAGCCGGTCGGCGTCTGCGCGCAGGTCGCGCCGTGGAACTACCCGATGATGATGGCCGTGTGGAAGTTCGCGCCGGCCATCGCCGCGGGCAACACCGTCGTGCTCAAGCCCTCGGACACCACCCCGGCGTCCACCGTCCTGATCGCCGACATCATCGGCTCGATCCTGCCCAAGGGCGTCTTCAACGTCGTCACCGGCGACCGGGACACCGGCCGCCTGATGGTCGAGCACCCGACCCCGGCGATGGCCTCCATCACCGGCTCGGTCCGCGCGGGCATGTCGGTCGCCGAGTCGGCGTCCAAGGACCTCAAGCGGGTCCACCTGGAGCTGGGCGGCAAGGCGCCGGTCGTCGTCTTCGAGGACACCGACATCGCCAAGGCCGTCGAGGACATCTCGGTGGCGGGCTTCTTCAACGCCGGCCAGGACTGTACGGCGGCCACCCGCGTCCTCGTCCAGGAGTCCATCCACGACGAGTTCGTGGCCGCGCTCGCCAAGGCCGCCGCCGAGACGAAGACAGGTCAGCCGGACGACGAGGACGTGCTCTTCGGCCCGCTGAACAACCCCAACCAGCTCAAGCAGGTCTCCGGCTTCATCGAGCGGCTGCCCGCGCACGCCAAGGTCGAGGCCGGCGGTCAGCGGGTCGGTGACAAGGGCTACTTCTACGCGCCCACCGTCGTCTCCGGCCTGAAGCAGGACGACGAGATCATCCAGAACGAGGTCTTCGGCCCGGTCATCACCGTCCAGTCCTTCTCGGACGAGGCGCAGGCCGTCGAGTGGGCCAACGGCGTGGACTACGCCCTCGCCTCCTCGGTGTGGACCAAGGACCACGCCCGCGCGATGCGGATGTCCAAGACGCTGGACTTCGGCTGCGTGTGGATCAACACCCACATCCCGCTGGTCGCCGAGATGCCGCACGGCGGCTTCAAGAAGTCCGGCTACGGCAAGGACCTGTCGGGCTACGGTTTCGACGACTACACGCGGATCAAGCACGTCATGACGTCCCTCGACGCGTAG
- a CDS encoding polyamine ABC transporter substrate-binding protein, producing MALPPKNSRLSRRTLLRTLGGGALLGGLAGCGVRPAYVSPADRAGADVSAEDRRLTWANWPLYIDVDDADETRRPTLDTFEKRTGISVDYVEEINDNDEFFGKISPSLMNRQQTDRDLIVISDWMCARFVRLGWVQEMDRTRQPHVTRYLDPLLRSPVFDPGREFTVPWQSGITGIAYNRRRLGREIRQVSDLWADDLKGRVTLLSGLDEAFALLMQGNGVDITRWTADDFQTVCEQVERRVDSGHIRRFTGNDYIKDLSSGDVLACQAYSGDVIQLQADDPDIEFVVPEEGAELWSESLMIPNLARHKTSAERLIDYYYEPEVAADLAAWVNYVCPVPAAQDVLASAKDEETAALAEDPLIFPDSAMRERLSIARDITSEERVDLGKRWNEIVGL from the coding sequence ATGGCCCTCCCACCGAAGAACTCCCGGCTGTCCCGTCGCACCCTGCTGCGCACCCTCGGTGGGGGCGCCCTGCTGGGCGGGCTCGCCGGATGCGGGGTGCGGCCCGCCTATGTGTCGCCCGCCGACCGGGCCGGGGCCGATGTCTCCGCCGAGGACAGGCGCCTCACCTGGGCGAACTGGCCGCTGTACATCGACGTCGACGACGCGGACGAGACGCGGCGGCCCACGCTGGACACGTTCGAGAAGCGCACCGGGATCTCCGTGGACTACGTCGAGGAGATCAACGACAACGACGAGTTCTTCGGCAAGATCAGCCCCTCGCTGATGAACCGTCAGCAGACGGACCGCGATCTCATCGTCATCAGCGACTGGATGTGCGCGCGCTTCGTCCGGCTGGGCTGGGTCCAGGAGATGGACCGGACGCGTCAGCCCCATGTGACGCGGTATCTGGACCCGTTGCTGCGCTCGCCCGTCTTCGACCCGGGCCGCGAGTTCACCGTGCCGTGGCAGTCGGGCATCACCGGGATCGCGTACAACCGCCGTCGTCTCGGCCGTGAGATCCGCCAGGTCTCCGATCTCTGGGCGGACGACCTCAAGGGCCGGGTCACGCTTCTCTCCGGTCTCGACGAGGCGTTCGCGCTGCTGATGCAGGGCAACGGCGTCGACATCACCCGGTGGACGGCGGACGACTTCCAGACGGTGTGCGAGCAGGTCGAACGGCGGGTGGACAGCGGTCACATCCGCCGCTTCACCGGCAACGACTACATCAAGGACCTCTCCAGCGGTGACGTCCTCGCCTGTCAGGCGTACTCCGGCGACGTCATCCAACTCCAGGCCGACGACCCCGACATCGAGTTCGTCGTCCCCGAGGAGGGCGCCGAACTCTGGTCCGAGTCCCTGATGATCCCGAACCTCGCCCGCCACAAGACGAGCGCCGAGCGCCTGATCGATTACTACTACGAGCCCGAGGTGGCGGCGGACCTGGCCGCCTGGGTCAACTACGTCTGCCCGGTCCCGGCCGCCCAGGACGTCCTCGCCTCGGCGAAGGACGAGGAGACCGCGGCCCTGGCCGAGGACCCCCTGATCTTCCCGGACTCGGCGATGCGCGAACGCCTGTCCATCGCCCGCGACATCACCTCCGAGGAGCGGGTGGACCTCGGGAAGCGGTGGAACGAGATCGTGGGGTTGTAG
- a CDS encoding RNA polymerase sigma factor, with the protein MDGREWRSVIAAAQAGDRRALDELTAGWLPLVYNVVGRALNGHADVDDVVQETMLRAVGNLGSLRDPDSFRSWLVAIAMRQIRDRARRRQTSPLDEAAVEQDFAELTVVRLGLEGQRREVAEAVPWLDAEDRQLLSLWWLEVAGELTRRELAAAAGISRQHAAVRVQRVKERLEAARGIVRALDGACPGLREVTAGWDGRPDSVWRKRLARHIRGCGRCGDPRETVVPAERLLVGLALVPLPVGFTLSLALGGKTAAAAASVGWSAKVLGALTQPVVAVTAGAALVAGGAYVVTQPSGEPPPRAAAPNTSATATRSPTPTPTATPSSPAPQRTARSYGSVVDAVDQAPDPGADPGALPRRPESGLSSTWGAKAVMQHRGESVTLDGRGYVLVRWQIAPHDRPGALAMPTWTGLKGRLFHVASGGGRRMDDVIGDGSDRGYVTGMGGPDIGYTVLPDGTQQMWQNEYFYVDGTVTLHLNERGASYGLTVMPVDRAAVDEDVHHGPAQGALRYGLVRDTGDDTAPVPQYVTRATPADPATVARRSRV; encoded by the coding sequence GTGGACGGCAGGGAGTGGCGCTCCGTCATCGCGGCGGCGCAGGCCGGGGACCGGCGTGCGCTCGACGAGTTGACGGCGGGGTGGCTTCCGCTGGTCTACAACGTCGTCGGACGGGCCCTGAACGGGCACGCGGACGTGGACGACGTCGTGCAGGAGACCATGCTGCGGGCGGTCGGCAACCTGGGGTCGCTGCGGGACCCGGACAGCTTCCGGTCCTGGCTGGTCGCCATCGCCATGCGGCAGATCCGGGACCGGGCGCGCCGCCGGCAGACCTCGCCGCTCGACGAGGCGGCCGTCGAGCAGGACTTCGCCGAACTGACCGTCGTACGGCTGGGACTCGAGGGGCAGCGGCGGGAGGTCGCCGAGGCTGTGCCCTGGCTCGACGCCGAGGACCGGCAGCTGCTGTCCCTGTGGTGGCTGGAGGTCGCCGGTGAGCTGACCCGGCGCGAGCTGGCCGCCGCGGCCGGGATCAGCCGGCAGCACGCCGCGGTACGGGTCCAGCGGGTGAAGGAACGGCTGGAGGCCGCGCGGGGCATCGTGCGGGCGCTGGACGGGGCCTGCCCCGGGCTGCGGGAGGTCACCGCAGGCTGGGACGGCCGCCCGGACTCCGTCTGGCGCAAGCGGCTGGCCCGGCACATCAGGGGGTGCGGCCGCTGCGGCGACCCGCGCGAGACCGTCGTACCGGCCGAACGGCTGCTCGTCGGACTCGCCCTGGTGCCGCTTCCGGTCGGGTTCACGCTCTCCCTCGCCCTCGGCGGCAAGACGGCCGCCGCGGCCGCATCCGTCGGCTGGTCCGCCAAGGTGCTGGGCGCGCTCACCCAGCCCGTGGTCGCCGTCACCGCCGGAGCGGCCCTCGTCGCGGGCGGCGCCTACGTCGTCACCCAGCCCTCCGGCGAGCCGCCCCCGCGGGCCGCCGCACCCAACACGTCGGCCACCGCCACCCGCTCACCGACGCCCACGCCGACCGCCACGCCGTCGTCACCGGCGCCCCAGCGGACGGCGCGGTCGTACGGGTCGGTCGTCGACGCCGTCGACCAGGCGCCCGATCCCGGCGCGGACCCGGGTGCCCTGCCGCGGCGGCCCGAGTCCGGGCTCAGCAGCACCTGGGGTGCGAAGGCCGTCATGCAGCACCGCGGCGAGAGCGTGACGCTCGACGGGCGGGGCTATGTGCTCGTGCGCTGGCAGATCGCCCCGCACGACCGGCCCGGCGCGCTGGCCATGCCGACCTGGACCGGGCTGAAGGGCAGGCTGTTCCATGTCGCGTCGGGCGGCGGGCGCCGGATGGACGACGTGATCGGCGACGGCTCGGACCGCGGATACGTCACCGGCATGGGCGGCCCGGACATCGGGTACACCGTGCTGCCCGACGGCACCCAGCAGATGTGGCAGAACGAGTACTTCTACGTCGACGGCACCGTCACCCTCCACCTGAACGAGCGCGGCGCCTCCTACGGACTGACCGTCATGCCCGTGGACCGGGCCGCGGTGGACGAGGACGTCCACCACGGCCCGGCCCAGGGCGCCCTCCGCTACGGACTGGTCCGGGACACCGGCGACGACACCGCGCCCGTACCGCAGTACGTCACGCGCGCGACGCCCGCCGATCCGGCGACGGTGGCGCGGCGTTCGCGCGTGTGA
- a CDS encoding glycerophosphodiester phosphodiesterase, whose translation MTTDVTAVAHRGDPYLFRENTLDSLRSAISRGADAVEIDVRLTRDGVPVLLHDGTLKRLWEVDRPLRELSADEVRGVTADGVPTLAEALAATDGHRVMVDLPGAPDLRTTRRIVDVVRESGASDRVYYCAGAAAMLAVRAADPAAEIALTWTTLAPPRPALLDAVRPRWLNYRFPLVGRDLAERVHKGGHLLSVWTPDTRRSMRRLIGLGVDSITTNRIDTLHALTRANAAPPSPDRRASRA comes from the coding sequence ATGACGACCGACGTGACCGCGGTCGCCCACCGCGGCGACCCGTACCTGTTCCGCGAGAACACCCTCGACTCCCTGCGCTCGGCGATCAGCAGGGGCGCCGACGCGGTGGAGATCGACGTACGCCTCACCCGGGACGGCGTGCCCGTGCTGCTGCACGACGGGACGCTGAAGCGGCTGTGGGAGGTGGACCGCCCGCTGCGGGAACTGTCGGCCGACGAGGTGCGCGGTGTGACGGCCGACGGGGTGCCGACGCTGGCCGAGGCCCTCGCCGCGACCGACGGGCACCGGGTGATGGTCGACCTGCCCGGCGCCCCGGATCTGCGCACCACACGCCGGATCGTGGATGTCGTGAGGGAGTCGGGGGCCTCCGACCGCGTGTATTACTGCGCGGGCGCCGCCGCCATGCTCGCGGTGCGCGCCGCCGACCCGGCCGCCGAGATCGCGCTGACCTGGACGACGCTGGCGCCACCGCGGCCCGCGCTGCTGGACGCGGTGCGCCCCCGCTGGCTCAACTACCGCTTCCCACTGGTCGGCCGAGACCTCGCCGAGCGCGTCCACAAGGGCGGACACCTGCTGTCCGTCTGGACGCCGGACACCCGCCGCTCGATGCGTCGGCTGATCGGCCTCGGCGTCGACTCGATCACCACGAACCGGATCGACACCCTCCACGCGCTCACACGCGCGAACGCCGCGCCACCGTCGCCGGATCGGCGGGCGTCGCGCGCGTGA
- a CDS encoding adenosine deaminase gives MTDHTAAGSAGTPKDLRDLQDPHDLHAFIAGLPKAELHVHHVGSASPRIVSELAARHPDSRVPSDPEALADYFTFTDFAHFIEVYLSVVDLIRTPEDVRLLTYEVARDLARQQVRYAELTITPFSSTRRGIDARGFMDAIEDARKAAEAEFGTVLRWCFDIPGEAGLESAEETVRLATDDRLRPQGLVSFGLGGPEIGVPRPQFKPYFDRAIAAGLHSVPHAGETTGPETVWDALTHLGAERIGHGTSSAQDPKLLEHLAERRIALEVCPTSNIATRAVRTLDEHPIREFVRAGVLVTVNSDDPPMFGTDLNNEYAVAARLLELDERGLAALAHNAVDASFLDEPGKARIKAEIDTYTAAWLAS, from the coding sequence TTGACCGACCACACCGCCGCCGGCAGCGCAGGCACCCCGAAGGACCTGCGGGACCTGCAGGACCCGCACGACCTGCACGCCTTCATCGCCGGACTGCCCAAGGCCGAACTGCACGTCCACCACGTCGGCTCCGCCTCCCCGCGCATCGTCTCGGAGCTGGCCGCCCGCCACCCCGACTCCCGGGTGCCCTCCGACCCCGAGGCCCTGGCCGACTACTTCACCTTCACGGACTTCGCCCACTTCATCGAGGTGTACCTGTCCGTCGTGGACCTGATCCGCACTCCGGAGGACGTCCGCCTGCTGACGTACGAGGTGGCCCGCGACCTGGCCCGGCAGCAGGTGCGGTACGCGGAGCTGACCATCACCCCGTTCTCCTCCACCCGGCGCGGTATCGACGCGCGCGGCTTCATGGACGCGATCGAGGACGCCCGCAAGGCCGCCGAGGCCGAGTTCGGGACCGTGCTGCGCTGGTGCTTCGACATCCCCGGCGAGGCGGGCCTGGAGTCGGCGGAGGAGACCGTACGGCTCGCGACCGACGACCGGCTGCGCCCGCAGGGCCTGGTGTCGTTCGGCCTCGGCGGCCCCGAGATCGGCGTACCGCGGCCGCAGTTCAAGCCGTACTTCGACCGCGCGATCGCCGCGGGCCTGCACTCCGTGCCGCACGCGGGCGAGACGACCGGCCCGGAGACGGTGTGGGACGCCCTGACGCATCTGGGCGCCGAGCGCATCGGGCACGGCACCAGTTCCGCGCAGGACCCGAAGCTCCTGGAGCACCTCGCCGAGCGGCGGATCGCGCTGGAGGTGTGCCCGACCTCCAACATCGCCACCCGCGCGGTGCGCACCCTCGACGAGCACCCCATAAGGGAGTTCGTCCGGGCCGGCGTCCTGGTCACCGTCAACTCCGACGACCCGCCGATGTTCGGCACCGACCTCAACAACGAGTACGCGGTCGCCGCCCGCCTGCTGGAGCTGGACGAGCGTGGCCTCGCCGCACTCGCGCACAACGCGGTCGACGCGTCCTTCCTCGACGAGCCCGGAAAGGCCCGCATCAAGGCCGAGATCGACACGTACACCGCCGCCTGGCTCGCCTCCTGA
- a CDS encoding DUF4190 domain-containing protein, which translates to MHDQQTVTSMQGPGVPDAQPPAWSAPVNPFAPPAAPQPSYGDPVPPPPIAPDGPGQVPYGYPGTYGSPGGYGYPGGGYPYAGMHPLPSNGMGTTGLVLGIISAGVFCLWPVAIVLGVLALIFGLIGRGKAQRGEATNGGQALAGTICGAAGIVLGFAMLAFVIATR; encoded by the coding sequence GTGCACGATCAGCAGACCGTGACGTCGATGCAGGGTCCCGGGGTGCCGGACGCGCAGCCGCCGGCCTGGTCCGCTCCGGTCAACCCCTTCGCGCCGCCCGCGGCTCCTCAGCCGTCCTACGGTGATCCCGTGCCGCCGCCGCCCATAGCCCCGGACGGGCCCGGGCAGGTTCCCTACGGCTACCCGGGGACGTACGGCTCTCCCGGTGGGTACGGCTACCCCGGCGGTGGTTACCCCTATGCCGGCATGCACCCCCTGCCCAGCAACGGCATGGGTACGACCGGGCTGGTGCTCGGGATCATCTCGGCCGGGGTGTTCTGTCTGTGGCCGGTGGCGATCGTGCTCGGTGTGCTCGCGCTGATCTTCGGGTTGATCGGGCGGGGGAAGGCTCAGCGGGGCGAGGCCACGAATGGTGGGCAGGCGCTGGCCGGGACGATCTGTGGCGCGGCGGGGATCGTGCTCGGGTTCGCGATGCTGGCGTTCGTGATCGCCACGCGGTAG
- a CDS encoding NADAR family protein, whose translation MGKIDSRDALVREVRAGTPVKYLHFWGHRPRPDGRIGASCLSQWWPSPFTVDGVVYATAEHWMMAGKARLFADPEAERQVLAAEHPSQAKNAGRSVRAFDEETWARERFDIVVEGSVHKFASNEALRTYLLGTGNRVLVEASPVDRVWGIGLAANDDGAMDPQRWRGPNLLGFALMEAREKLRG comes from the coding sequence ATGGGAAAGATCGATTCTCGGGATGCCCTGGTCAGGGAGGTCCGCGCGGGGACACCTGTCAAGTATCTGCACTTCTGGGGGCACCGGCCGAGACCCGACGGCCGCATCGGAGCGAGTTGCCTGAGCCAGTGGTGGCCGTCCCCGTTCACCGTGGACGGCGTGGTGTACGCGACGGCCGAGCACTGGATGATGGCCGGAAAGGCCCGCCTCTTCGCCGACCCCGAGGCCGAACGTCAGGTCCTTGCGGCGGAGCACCCCTCACAGGCGAAGAACGCGGGCCGTTCGGTACGCGCCTTCGACGAGGAGACCTGGGCGCGCGAGCGGTTCGACATCGTCGTAGAGGGCAGCGTCCACAAGTTCGCCTCCAACGAGGCCCTGCGCACGTACCTCCTCGGCACCGGCAACCGGGTCCTGGTCGAGGCGAGCCCCGTGGACCGGGTCTGGGGCATCGGCCTCGCGGCGAACGACGACGGAGCCATGGACCCGCAGCGCTGGCGAGGACCGAACCTGCTGGGCTTCGCGCTGATGGAGGCACGGGAGAAACTGCGAGGCTAA